A stretch of DNA from Bradyrhizobium algeriense:
ATGTGCATTGGTTTGTCGGGATCGACTGGGCAACGCAGAACCATCGCGTTTGCCTGTTGGATGCCGAAGGAAGACGCGTGGGCGAGCGGGAGTTCGTCCATGGCGGAGCCGGCTTGACGGAGCTGCGAGACTGGCTGCTTGAGAAGACCAAGGCCGCGCCGGGGCGGATCGCCGTCGCGATCGAGATGCCGCACGGTCCCGTGGTGGAGATGCTGCTCGAGCACGGGTTTACGGTCTTTGCCATCAATCCCAAGCAACTCGATCGCTTCCGTGATCGCTTCACGGTCGCAGGCGCCAAGGATGACAGCCGTGACGCTCTTGTCCTCGGCGACTCGTTGCGCACCGATCGGAAAGCCTTCCGGCAGCTTGCCACCGACGATCCGACGGTGATCGAACTGCGCGAGTGGTCGCGCCTTATGGATGAACTGCTGCAGGAACGGACGCGTCTGGCCAATCGCCTGCGCCAGCAGCTATGGCGTTATTATCCGCAAGCGGCCGAACTGACCGACGATGTCGCAGATGATTGGTTCCTGGCGCTGTGGCAGAAGGTGCCGACCCCCGCTGCGGCCGCCAAGGTATCGGAGAAGGCGATTGCGCGCATCCTCAAGGAGCATCGCATCCGCCGTCTCGACGCCACCACCGTGCTGCAGACCTTGCGCAAGGCGGCCTTGTTCGTCGCACCAGGTACCAGGGAGGCCGCGTGCGTCCATATCCGCAGTCTTGTGGCGCGCATGCACCTGATCAATCAGCAGATCAAGGAAGCCGGCGCCGCCCTGGACGGCCTTTGCGACAGCCTCGCAGCACAGGATGAGGAGAACTCGTCGGGGCAGAGCCATGAGCAGTGTGACGTGGCAATCCTGCGCTCCTGGCCGGGAATCGGCAGGATTGTTCTCGCCACACTGCTCACCGAAGCAGCGCAACCGCTGCAGGCACGAGATTATCACGCCTTGCGTGCTCTGGCAGGGGTTGCTCCGGTAACACGGCAAAGCGGCAAGCAACGCTTCGTGATCCGGCGCCTCGCCTGCAACAAGCGGCTGCAGACTGCGGTCCATCACTGGTCACGCGTCGCCATCCAGCGCGACGCAGCCGCTCGGCGACGCTACGACGCCTTGCGGCAGCGCGGCCATGGCCATGCGCGTGCTTTGCGTGGTGTGGCTGATCGCTTGCTTTCCGCCCTGTGCGCGACGCTCACCCACCGGACCCTGTATGAGGCAGACCAGAGGAGTGCTCAGACCGTCGCCACGCCGTAAAGCCTCATTCCTTTGTTCGGCCGCTTGCGACCATTCCTTCGTCCCGACCTGCCGAACCCAACAGCGCCGCGCACAGCCGCTGTCCAGGATGCCATCGGCACCGGCGTAGCCGGCGCGAAGCGTCCTGGACGGCGGCGAGCACGGCGCTACGCTTGTCACCCAAAGAACGAAAGCCCCTTGACCAAGCCCTAGGAGGTCCTACGCTCGACGCGCGCGTTCGTCAGCCTGGCAGCAGTCGCTTCGGGAGGCTGAACGCCAGAGTGGCAGGGTGTCGATGACGCCGTGATCCTCGGCAGGGAGCGCCTTGCGCAGATGGTGGAGCGCGTCGCGGATCGCGGTTTCGTCCAGTCCCTCGATCAGCAGCAGAGCGGCGAACGAGCCGTCGTTGGCTCGCATGCCCTTCTCGCGGGCCTTGATGGAGGTCTGCGCGATGTCCATGGTCGCAACGCATCATGCCTCGGCTCGGCAATTTCGCCCGCAGCGGCGGCCGCATCGCCGCTCCAGATGGCGAGATAGCCCGCTCCCTGCATGTCAGGCTCCATCCGTCATTTCGGGCCGACGCGGATGGCCGTGGGCAGCGACGCCGGCAACTGGCCGGCAGCCTGCAGTGCGGCCTGCATGGCCACGATGTAGCCGTAGGGGCCGAGGCCCGCTATGACGCCTTTCACCGCGGCCGAAAGCTTGGAGTGCCGGTGCAACTCGTCGCGGGCATGGATGTTGGAGATGTGCACCTCGTAGAT
This window harbors:
- a CDS encoding IS110 family transposase, giving the protein MVEDVHWFVGIDWATQNHRVCLLDAEGRRVGEREFVHGGAGLTELRDWLLEKTKAAPGRIAVAIEMPHGPVVEMLLEHGFTVFAINPKQLDRFRDRFTVAGAKDDSRDALVLGDSLRTDRKAFRQLATDDPTVIELREWSRLMDELLQERTRLANRLRQQLWRYYPQAAELTDDVADDWFLALWQKVPTPAAAAKVSEKAIARILKEHRIRRLDATTVLQTLRKAALFVAPGTREAACVHIRSLVARMHLINQQIKEAGAALDGLCDSLAAQDEENSSGQSHEQCDVAILRSWPGIGRIVLATLLTEAAQPLQARDYHALRALAGVAPVTRQSGKQRFVIRRLACNKRLQTAVHHWSRVAIQRDAAARRRYDALRQRGHGHARALRGVADRLLSALCATLTHRTLYEADQRSAQTVATP